One stretch of Armatimonadota bacterium DNA includes these proteins:
- the yicI gene encoding alpha-xylosidase: MKFTDGYWMMRKGVRAFYPSHVQQIDRTAKTVTVHAATKAIRHPGDTLDGPMLSITLSAPIEGVIGVRVCHFTGGAVREPRITLNHDGGSPEIAVKDESITFTAGSLSAEIGRTAFHLAFRAGGQPLTASSPRGMAMMQLDGDENWMVENLDLEVGETVYGLGERFAAFVKNGQSIEIWNRDGGTGSDQAYKNVPFYITSRGYGVYVHSARRVEFEVASEKVSRVQFSQSGEALEYYVIHGPEPRQVLDRYTQLTGRPALPPAWSFGLWLSTSFTTDYSEETVTSFIQGMEERDLPLSVFHFDCFWMRPFRWCDFEWNPETFPEPAAMLRRLHERGLKVCVWINPYIAQLSPLFAEARDAGFLVKRPDGSVWQWDMWQAGMGIVDFTNPEACRWFTGKLDALMELGVDCFKTDFGERIPTEVVWHDGSDPEAMHNYYAQLYNRVVFEAIAARRGAGNAVLFARSASAGGQMYPVHWGGDCYSSFPSMAESLRGGLSLGLSGFGFWSHDIGGFEGMPPVDVYKRWLAFGLLSSHSRLHGSSSYRVPWLFDEEAVEVLRSFTRLKCHLMPYLYAMAVQASRIGTPMMRAMFLEFPNDPACRYLDRQYMLGDSLLVAPVFSPDGMVEFYLPEGTWTRLLTSETVHGGRWLRETHGVMSLPLFVRQNTLLAVGARDDRADYDFAAGVTLRLYALQDSAAASAEIPAVDGTPALAITAQRRGSAIEVSADRDGAWTLELPGKSHVRSVSGGSASTLAAGIRVTPEAGAAKLVIQLDA; the protein is encoded by the coding sequence GTGAAGTTTACCGACGGATACTGGATGATGCGAAAGGGCGTACGAGCGTTCTATCCGTCGCACGTACAGCAGATCGATCGAACTGCAAAAACCGTTACCGTTCATGCCGCCACCAAAGCCATCCGGCATCCCGGTGACACACTGGATGGACCGATGCTCTCCATCACGCTCTCCGCGCCGATTGAGGGCGTCATCGGGGTGCGCGTTTGCCATTTCACGGGTGGCGCCGTGCGAGAGCCGCGAATCACGCTCAACCATGACGGCGGCAGCCCCGAAATCGCCGTCAAAGATGAGTCGATCACCTTTACGGCAGGATCTCTCTCGGCGGAGATTGGACGGACGGCCTTCCACCTGGCATTTCGCGCGGGCGGGCAGCCATTGACCGCCAGCTCGCCCCGCGGAATGGCCATGATGCAGCTGGACGGCGATGAGAACTGGATGGTGGAGAACCTGGACCTCGAGGTAGGTGAAACGGTCTATGGCCTGGGCGAGCGGTTTGCCGCCTTTGTGAAGAACGGCCAGAGTATTGAGATTTGGAACCGCGATGGTGGCACAGGCAGCGATCAGGCCTACAAAAATGTTCCGTTCTACATCACCAGTCGCGGCTACGGTGTTTATGTTCACTCCGCCAGGCGCGTCGAGTTCGAGGTCGCATCTGAAAAGGTATCGCGCGTGCAGTTCAGCCAATCCGGCGAGGCGCTTGAGTACTACGTGATCCACGGGCCGGAGCCACGGCAGGTGCTGGATCGCTACACGCAGCTGACGGGTCGGCCCGCTCTGCCGCCGGCATGGTCGTTTGGTCTCTGGCTTTCCACCTCATTCACAACCGATTACAGTGAGGAGACGGTCACATCGTTCATACAGGGCATGGAGGAGCGCGATCTGCCTCTCTCCGTATTTCACTTCGATTGCTTCTGGATGCGGCCGTTTCGCTGGTGTGATTTTGAGTGGAACCCCGAAACGTTTCCCGAACCGGCAGCAATGCTGCGTCGCCTGCACGAACGTGGACTCAAAGTGTGCGTGTGGATCAATCCGTACATCGCCCAGCTCTCGCCACTGTTCGCCGAGGCGCGCGACGCCGGGTTCCTGGTGAAGCGGCCGGACGGTTCGGTGTGGCAGTGGGATATGTGGCAGGCCGGTATGGGCATTGTGGATTTCACCAATCCTGAGGCCTGCCGGTGGTTCACCGGCAAACTCGACGCTCTGATGGAGCTGGGCGTCGATTGCTTCAAAACCGACTTCGGCGAGCGGATACCCACCGAAGTGGTGTGGCACGATGGCTCCGACCCGGAAGCGATGCACAACTACTACGCGCAGCTCTACAACCGTGTGGTATTCGAAGCCATTGCGGCGCGGCGTGGCGCCGGTAATGCCGTGTTGTTTGCTCGATCCGCTTCCGCCGGTGGCCAGATGTATCCGGTCCACTGGGGCGGTGACTGTTACTCCAGCTTTCCGTCCATGGCGGAAAGCCTCCGCGGTGGCCTATCGCTTGGTCTTAGCGGCTTCGGATTCTGGAGCCACGATATCGGTGGCTTTGAGGGAATGCCGCCGGTCGATGTCTACAAGCGGTGGCTGGCGTTTGGCCTGCTGTCCTCGCACAGCCGTCTTCACGGCAGTTCCAGCTACCGGGTGCCGTGGCTGTTCGACGAGGAGGCCGTGGAGGTACTGCGCAGCTTCACCCGCCTCAAGTGCCACCTGATGCCCTACCTGTACGCCATGGCCGTTCAGGCTTCCAGGATCGGCACACCGATGATGCGTGCGATGTTTCTGGAGTTTCCTAACGATCCGGCGTGCCGTTACCTGGATCGGCAGTACATGCTGGGCGATTCACTGCTGGTCGCCCCGGTGTTCTCGCCCGATGGTATGGTGGAGTTCTATCTTCCGGAAGGAACCTGGACCCGGCTGCTGACTTCGGAAACCGTACACGGCGGCCGCTGGCTGCGCGAAACCCACGGCGTGATGAGCCTGCCGCTCTTCGTGCGTCAGAACACGCTGCTGGCCGTTGGCGCCCGCGATGATCGTGCCGATTACGACTTTGCCGCAGGAGTAACGCTGCGGCTCTATGCGCTTCAGGATTCGGCAGCGGCCTCGGCCGAGATTCCAGCAGTCGACGGCACGCCGGCGCTTGCGATAACGGCTCAGCGCCGAGGCTCCGCGATCGAAGTGAGCGCGGATCGTGACGGCGCGTGGACGCTGGAGCTGCCGGGCAAAAGCCACGTCCGGAGTGTTTCGGGCGGGTCGGCTTCCACGCTTGCCGCCGGCATCCGCGTGACGCCCGAAGCCGGCGCAGCCAAACTGGTTATCCAGCTCGACGCCTGA
- a CDS encoding IPT/TIG domain-containing protein, with protein sequence MSHRALYGPIALVGLVLALPSRAQYNAAVLPMPQPFTGAHAYAASEGQQAGAFVYGYGRAVLWNAVVGSAVNLDPGQFGSLALAAGPGSQAGVNYVTVIQIGSGRSGRSVPLPHAALWHGSDANMKDLNPSGAYQSAVNALSGSFQVGWAAPPPYYSAPYACLWSGTAASAVNLNPAGYLESAAEGVDGGVQVGWAMTSAAVEHAMLWKGTAAGAVDLEPNLTSAMGSDAVTVDAARNQQAGFVTVGTSGSYYNHAYLWSGSAASAVDMNPAGLGSSQVTAMRDGVEVGFGAVLYGQSQALLWRGTAASAVDLQAFLPAGVTSSVATSIDENGVIAGTATFGTYNPVTLGVVWLPASQARVVMTQNPAASAAGWTTAATNVHIYSPFRTLTSQIHYRVNGGALQNATGTQLLLAYPRGGTYQIEAYATNGNGATTPTEAYTANVDLTPPTTSMTFANPTVTLTAADANSGVAATYYTLDGGGQFTYTQAFTVANITHTLVYWSVDRAGNVESKHSATLAAVAPTLTAISPSEVLSGNSALTVTITGTGFNSTSVACWNGSPRVTSRISSTTVLAAILAADLATPGTYTVHVTNPAPGTGTTANAVFTVAQRATATGTAANVGEAGDTSFDISPVATYTGFTLTGATIHVTTSSRTVYEDGSGGGISSSQFFDILANGQSVSVIGTYDASSQTLSAWFAQLY encoded by the coding sequence ATGTCACATCGAGCTTTGTACGGGCCCATCGCACTCGTTGGCCTGGTTTTGGCGCTGCCGTCGCGCGCGCAGTACAATGCAGCGGTGCTGCCGATGCCGCAGCCGTTCACGGGTGCGCATGCTTACGCGGCAAGCGAGGGGCAGCAGGCTGGCGCCTTCGTTTACGGCTACGGTCGGGCCGTTTTGTGGAACGCTGTGGTGGGAAGCGCCGTCAACCTGGATCCCGGCCAGTTTGGCTCCCTTGCGCTTGCTGCCGGGCCGGGTTCTCAGGCAGGCGTGAACTACGTTACGGTCATTCAGATTGGTTCCGGCCGCAGCGGGCGGTCTGTGCCGCTGCCGCATGCTGCGCTCTGGCACGGCAGCGACGCGAACATGAAGGACCTGAACCCATCCGGCGCCTACCAGTCTGCGGTAAACGCGCTCTCCGGCAGCTTCCAGGTTGGCTGGGCGGCGCCGCCGCCGTACTATTCGGCGCCTTACGCCTGCCTGTGGAGCGGCACCGCCGCATCGGCCGTGAACCTGAACCCGGCCGGCTACCTCGAATCGGCGGCAGAGGGAGTCGATGGCGGCGTCCAGGTCGGCTGGGCTATGACCAGCGCGGCTGTCGAACACGCGATGTTGTGGAAAGGCACCGCGGCCGGCGCCGTGGATCTGGAGCCTAATCTGACCTCCGCCATGGGCAGCGACGCCGTGACTGTGGATGCCGCGCGCAACCAGCAGGCCGGCTTCGTTACAGTCGGCACGTCGGGGTCGTACTACAACCATGCGTACCTGTGGAGTGGCTCCGCCGCCAGCGCCGTAGATATGAATCCGGCCGGCCTGGGGTCGTCACAAGTGACGGCAATGCGCGACGGCGTCGAGGTTGGGTTTGGAGCCGTGCTGTACGGCCAGAGCCAGGCGCTTCTGTGGCGCGGGACGGCTGCAAGCGCGGTGGACCTGCAGGCGTTTCTACCGGCAGGGGTGACGTCGTCCGTCGCAACCAGCATCGACGAGAACGGCGTTATTGCCGGCACCGCGACGTTCGGCACCTACAATCCCGTCACGCTCGGCGTGGTCTGGCTGCCAGCCTCTCAGGCTCGCGTCGTGATGACGCAGAATCCTGCGGCGAGCGCAGCCGGATGGACCACCGCCGCAACGAACGTGCACATCTATTCGCCGTTCCGAACTCTCACCTCCCAGATCCACTACCGCGTCAATGGCGGCGCCCTCCAGAATGCGACGGGGACCCAGCTCCTCCTCGCTTACCCGCGTGGCGGCACCTACCAGATCGAGGCGTATGCCACGAACGGAAACGGCGCAACAACGCCGACCGAGGCCTACACCGCGAACGTGGATCTAACGCCGCCCACGACCTCGATGACATTCGCCAACCCAACCGTGACACTCACCGCGGCCGATGCAAACAGCGGAGTGGCGGCCACGTACTACACGCTGGATGGTGGCGGCCAGTTCACATACACGCAGGCGTTCACGGTTGCGAACATCACACACACGCTGGTGTACTGGAGCGTGGATCGGGCAGGGAACGTGGAGAGCAAGCACAGCGCCACGCTAGCCGCGGTTGCGCCAACCCTCACGGCAATATCGCCGTCCGAAGTCCTCTCCGGCAACTCCGCGTTGACGGTGACGATTACCGGCACGGGCTTCAACTCCACCTCCGTGGCGTGCTGGAACGGTTCGCCGCGCGTCACCAGCCGCATCAGCTCGACCACGGTTCTGGCCGCAATTCTGGCCGCCGATCTGGCGACACCAGGCACGTACACCGTACACGTGACGAATCCCGCGCCGGGTACGGGCACCACGGCCAACGCGGTGTTCACCGTGGCGCAGCGGGCAACAGCTACCGGGACGGCTGCGAACGTCGGCGAGGCCGGCGACACGTCGTTCGACATCAGCCCCGTGGCAACCTACACCGGATTCACGCTCACAGGCGCCACGATTCACGTCACAACCAGCAGCCGCACCGTTTATGAGGACGGTTCGGGAGGCGGGATCTCGTCGTCCCAGTTCTTTGACATCCTGGCGAACGGGCAGTCGGTAAGCGTTATCGGAACGTACGATGCATCCAGCCAAACTCTAAGCGCCTGGTTTGCACAGCTGTACTAG
- a CDS encoding CADD family putative folate metabolism protein, with product MPASRSSEATLDLLDSRLNEWSILNHPFYQAWQKGALTRQDVALYASDYYHHIAAFPGHICTLVDSAGDDVERDALRRNLHEEIDGDENHPELWLRFAEGAGAPRQEVADARAGAASAGLTAAFTAAVNSGCFAAGLAALYAYERQMPAVSATKIDGLLRFYGVTDERALQYFRVHRDLDVHHAAEVRALLQRRIETGDDAGKAGDAAESVAVALWDLLTAIGTRCGVEGCAA from the coding sequence GTGCCCGCATCCCGTTCATCCGAAGCCACCCTTGACCTTCTTGACAGCCGCCTCAACGAATGGTCGATCCTCAACCATCCGTTCTATCAGGCCTGGCAGAAGGGCGCGCTCACGCGTCAGGACGTGGCGCTCTACGCCAGCGACTACTACCACCACATCGCCGCGTTTCCCGGTCATATCTGCACGCTTGTGGATTCCGCCGGCGATGACGTGGAGCGTGATGCACTCCGCCGCAACCTGCATGAGGAGATCGACGGCGACGAGAACCACCCCGAGCTCTGGTTGCGCTTCGCGGAAGGCGCCGGCGCACCGCGGCAAGAGGTTGCCGATGCGCGGGCCGGGGCGGCATCCGCCGGGCTGACGGCCGCATTCACGGCGGCCGTGAACAGTGGATGCTTCGCCGCCGGCCTGGCCGCGCTCTATGCCTACGAGCGTCAGATGCCTGCAGTGAGCGCGACCAAGATCGATGGCTTGCTGCGGTTCTATGGTGTAACCGACGAGCGCGCGCTCCAGTACTTCCGCGTCCACCGCGACCTGGATGTGCATCATGCCGCCGAGGTGCGCGCGTTACTTCAGCGCCGGATCGAAACCGGCGATGATGCCGGCAAGGCGGGCGATGCCGCGGAATCGGTGGCTGTGGCGCTCTGGGACCTTCTTACCGCAATCGGTACGCGATGCGGCGTTGAGGGCTGCGCGGCCTAA
- a CDS encoding trypsin-like peptidase domain-containing protein, which yields MKPGTAFLRLMALALVCLAASAAAASGQSTAKPLTAAQVFALRQGCVYTIETDTKQGTGFAVDGMIWTCYHVVAGAKTIQLERQGEAPIPVERVLAADPHADVAILLPEGSVDAHALKMSNITSTCAVGDPLYVIGTPEGLGQTLTSGLLSAIRTQNGRKLLQLSASVSPGSSGSPVFDQYGNVAGMVQSQYKEGQQLNFAISAKALTAVPWGVPIGTALGGPTGGGLVGGNASDAPAPNSPSRFVAADSSNVLKGVTAVRLTADTSPRATRAGLTADAITHQVANQLRAAGLSLATKDEWLKSHDIPEIDVSVVGFTDRGFQAATFYVELGIEEDARIDRDRGRTRVYGVTTWDDGMVELTTPDAFVADAMKAVTERVDHFLADYRKANPPPQ from the coding sequence ATGAAACCCGGAACAGCGTTCCTTCGCCTAATGGCGCTTGCCCTCGTATGTCTGGCGGCTTCGGCAGCTGCGGCCAGCGGCCAATCCACGGCAAAACCACTCACGGCCGCCCAGGTGTTTGCACTGCGGCAGGGATGCGTCTACACCATTGAGACCGACACGAAACAGGGCACCGGCTTTGCCGTTGACGGCATGATCTGGACCTGTTACCACGTGGTAGCCGGCGCGAAGACAATCCAGCTGGAACGGCAGGGCGAAGCGCCAATACCGGTGGAACGTGTGCTCGCGGCCGATCCTCACGCCGACGTCGCGATACTTTTGCCCGAGGGTTCTGTGGACGCGCACGCACTGAAGATGTCGAATATCACTTCCACATGCGCCGTTGGCGATCCACTCTATGTTATCGGTACGCCGGAGGGACTCGGACAGACCCTCACTTCCGGGCTGCTCTCAGCCATTCGCACACAAAACGGGCGGAAGCTGCTTCAACTCTCCGCATCCGTCTCTCCCGGCAGCAGCGGCAGCCCGGTGTTTGACCAGTATGGCAACGTGGCCGGCATGGTGCAGTCCCAGTACAAGGAGGGCCAGCAGCTCAACTTTGCGATAAGCGCAAAGGCATTGACCGCGGTTCCGTGGGGAGTACCGATCGGGACGGCGTTGGGAGGCCCGACAGGTGGCGGGCTGGTTGGCGGAAACGCCAGCGACGCACCTGCACCGAACTCACCGAGCCGCTTTGTCGCAGCGGACAGTTCGAATGTACTCAAGGGGGTAACCGCGGTCCGTCTCACGGCCGACACAAGTCCAAGGGCAACGAGAGCCGGCTTGACTGCTGACGCCATAACGCACCAGGTTGCCAATCAGCTGCGGGCCGCCGGCCTGTCGCTGGCGACGAAAGATGAATGGCTGAAATCGCACGATATCCCGGAAATCGACGTGTCCGTCGTCGGCTTTACTGACCGCGGATTTCAGGCGGCAACATTCTACGTGGAGCTTGGTATTGAAGAGGACGCGCGGATCGACCGAGACCGCGGGAGGACGCGAGTTTACGGCGTTACGACCTGGGATGATGGCATGGTGGAGCTAACAACCCCCGACGCATTCGTCGCCGACGCGATGAAAGCCGTGACTGAAAGGGTGGACCACTTCCTTGCCGATTATCGCAAGGCGAACCCCCCGCCGCAGTAG
- a CDS encoding cobalamin-binding protein: MRIVSLLPSATEIVCAIGLEANLVGVTHECDWPPSVKLLPKVTRTLIPHDASGAEIDRLVREQLGAKSALYTLDMDLLERLRPDLLITQALCDVCAVPEAEVTAAACALPGQPVVVNLEPMTLEEVLGSMIEVGRAAGCEAAALAAVAKLRARISTVERVTAEISAAAWPRVAFLEWIDPLFNGGHWNPGIIQMAGGIDLLGNPGRPSRTVSHQELCDSMPEVIFVACCGFSTARALQDLGALQRIDGWMDLPAVQNGRIYFTDGAAYFSRPGPRLVDSLEILAHALHPEEHSLPPGLPAAEVPPYGPED; this comes from the coding sequence ATGAGAATCGTCTCGCTGCTTCCTAGCGCCACCGAGATTGTGTGCGCAATCGGGCTGGAGGCAAACCTCGTGGGTGTGACGCACGAGTGCGACTGGCCGCCGAGTGTAAAGCTGCTCCCAAAGGTTACGCGAACGCTGATACCACACGACGCTTCGGGCGCCGAAATCGACCGGCTCGTGCGGGAACAACTCGGCGCAAAATCGGCGCTTTACACCCTGGACATGGACCTACTGGAACGGCTGCGCCCAGACCTCCTGATCACCCAGGCGCTCTGCGACGTATGTGCGGTGCCTGAGGCGGAAGTAACTGCTGCCGCATGCGCGCTTCCCGGCCAACCGGTTGTGGTAAACCTCGAGCCAATGACGCTGGAGGAAGTGCTCGGCTCGATGATCGAGGTCGGCCGTGCGGCCGGCTGTGAGGCGGCGGCACTGGCGGCGGTAGCGAAGCTTCGGGCACGTATTTCCACCGTTGAGCGCGTCACGGCAGAGATCTCTGCCGCAGCATGGCCGCGCGTGGCATTCCTGGAGTGGATAGACCCGCTCTTCAATGGCGGCCACTGGAATCCCGGCATTATCCAGATGGCGGGCGGGATCGATCTGCTCGGAAACCCCGGCCGGCCTTCGCGAACCGTGTCGCACCAGGAGCTGTGCGACTCCATGCCGGAGGTGATCTTTGTGGCGTGCTGCGGATTCTCAACGGCGCGCGCCCTGCAGGACCTGGGCGCTCTGCAGCGGATAGACGGTTGGATGGATTTGCCTGCCGTGCAAAATGGACGGATCTACTTTACCGACGGCGCCGCCTACTTCAGCCGCCCAGGGCCCAGGCTGGTGGACAGCCTGGAGATACTTGCCCATGCGCTCCATCCGGAGGAGCACAGCCTGCCACCGGGCCTTCCTGCCGCTGAGGTTCCACCGTACGGGCCTGAGGATTGA
- a CDS encoding TIGR04255 family protein — MMVQFSNLPLQEVSLRAAFKQRKELAFSDYASFWKRLPEEFDKSAEADVVEGSLPQPAQMPLAGRLCGVTFRRKNAELVLLSTSISSRWLNAWHVPYPRFPELRGVLELGCQELSAVLGTGALEIGIVNITYANLIIPPQSSDPTQEALRYFQPGVVPHMAADKPLHALSLDWHESEGHDFRITLQEWPTQVPLLQEDGSSAMVDRPAFVITTTAGTLVGGGGSQWSDLARMHDVIQPFFLSLLSERALEEWGYARNN; from the coding sequence ATGATGGTGCAATTCTCGAATCTGCCGCTTCAGGAAGTATCGCTCCGCGCCGCCTTCAAGCAACGTAAGGAACTGGCATTCAGCGATTATGCAAGCTTCTGGAAACGGCTGCCGGAAGAATTCGATAAGTCGGCAGAAGCCGACGTCGTTGAGGGCTCGCTTCCACAACCGGCGCAGATGCCTCTAGCCGGGCGCCTCTGTGGTGTCACGTTTAGGCGTAAGAACGCAGAATTAGTCCTCCTCTCCACATCCATTTCGTCACGATGGCTGAATGCGTGGCACGTACCGTACCCGCGGTTTCCGGAACTTCGCGGTGTGTTGGAACTCGGGTGCCAGGAGCTGTCGGCTGTACTGGGGACCGGCGCGCTGGAGATTGGCATTGTAAACATTACCTACGCCAATCTGATCATCCCGCCGCAATCCTCGGATCCAACGCAAGAGGCGTTGCGGTATTTCCAGCCCGGTGTCGTGCCGCACATGGCGGCTGACAAGCCGTTGCATGCGCTAAGCCTTGATTGGCATGAGTCAGAGGGTCACGATTTCCGGATTACCCTGCAAGAATGGCCAACCCAGGTACCGTTGCTGCAGGAGGACGGTTCATCTGCAATGGTGGACCGACCAGCGTTCGTAATCACAACGACGGCAGGAACGTTGGTCGGCGGCGGAGGCAGTCAGTGGAGCGATTTGGCCCGAATGCACGATGTGATCCAGCCGTTCTTTCTATCACTGCTCTCGGAGCGAGCCTTGGAGGAGTGGGGCTATGCCAGAAACAACTGA
- a CDS encoding Fic family protein — protein sequence MNRGPQGRQLVQRVPGEQFRAFVPVDLPPNPPLQSDSRTTAALEHACLALGRLDGLSEVVESLDMFLYFYIRKEAVVSSQIEGTQSSLNDLLLFEIEATPGFHAEDARQVLNYVKALSYGIGCLREGAPLTIRLLREMHRLLLASGRGGNAAPGEYRTSQNWIGGSRPGNAIFVPPPPGEVARCVGALEKFWHNQPVTTQPLIKAALVHVQFETIHPFLDGNGRLGRMLITLILCNEKVLAKPLLYLSLGLKRRRDEYYSLLQRVRMEGVWEEWLLFFLEVVEETARRACETAQRIRNLETETRILLQKVGPSSGTLLRLHAWMNTHPVFSAPSAAAALNLSHPTVMKAIRQMVGMHILAEVDGRKRRRLFMFQPLLQIMNEGTEPLESS from the coding sequence ATGAATCGTGGACCACAGGGCCGACAACTCGTGCAGCGCGTACCCGGAGAGCAATTTCGGGCGTTTGTGCCGGTTGACCTTCCGCCCAACCCGCCGCTGCAGTCCGACAGCCGCACTACGGCGGCGCTGGAACACGCCTGCCTCGCGCTTGGCCGGCTGGATGGCCTAAGTGAGGTTGTGGAAAGTCTGGACATGTTTCTGTACTTCTACATTCGCAAGGAGGCGGTCGTATCGTCGCAAATCGAAGGGACACAGTCGTCGCTCAATGATCTCCTGCTCTTCGAAATCGAAGCGACACCGGGCTTCCATGCCGAGGATGCGCGTCAGGTCTTGAACTATGTAAAGGCGCTATCTTATGGCATTGGCTGCCTGCGCGAGGGCGCACCGCTCACGATCCGCCTGCTGCGAGAGATGCACCGTCTGCTGCTCGCAAGTGGCCGCGGCGGAAATGCCGCCCCGGGAGAATATCGCACGTCGCAAAACTGGATCGGCGGCTCGCGCCCGGGGAACGCGATCTTTGTACCACCGCCGCCCGGCGAGGTGGCTCGCTGCGTGGGAGCGCTTGAGAAGTTCTGGCACAACCAGCCGGTCACCACCCAGCCACTGATCAAGGCCGCGCTGGTTCATGTTCAATTCGAGACCATCCACCCGTTTCTGGATGGAAACGGGCGTCTCGGTCGGATGCTCATCACGCTCATCCTCTGCAACGAGAAGGTGCTGGCCAAGCCCCTGCTCTATCTCAGCCTGGGCCTGAAGCGCCGGCGCGACGAGTATTACAGCCTGCTGCAGCGCGTGCGCATGGAGGGAGTATGGGAGGAGTGGCTGCTATTCTTTCTGGAGGTGGTGGAAGAGACTGCACGTCGGGCCTGTGAGACGGCCCAGCGTATCCGAAACCTGGAGACCGAAACACGCATACTGCTCCAGAAAGTCGGCCCATCGTCCGGTACGCTTCTGCGCCTCCATGCATGGATGAACACCCATCCCGTATTCTCAGCGCCGTCAGCGGCCGCCGCGCTCAATCTCAGCCACCCAACCGTCATGAAGGCCATTCGGCAGATGGTCGGCATGCACATTCTGGCTGAGGTCGACGGGCGCAAGCGCCGTCGCTTGTTTATGTTTCAGCCGCTTCTGCAGATCATGAACGAAGGAACCGAGCCACTGGAGTCGTCATAG
- a CDS encoding helix-turn-helix transcriptional regulator, producing MSRAYYSAFERGVRDISVPVLMPVAAALNIARRLSKQRTATEMPASELALNALAALRKRRPVGSTRDAALGRMAYCATGRLAAPRTQLQPGPSC from the coding sequence CTGAGCCGAGCGTATTACAGCGCTTTCGAACGAGGAGTAAGGGACATCTCTGTTCCCGTTCTTATGCCGGTCGCGGCGGCGCTCAATATCGCCCGGAGACTCAGTAAGCAACGGACGGCGACCGAAATGCCCGCCAGCGAGCTGGCGCTGAATGCGCTGGCGGCGCTGCGTAAACGCAGGCCCGTAGGCAGCACACGTGATGCCGCGTTGGGGCGGATGGCGTACTGCGCAACCGGTCGGCTGGCAGCTCCGAGAACCCAGCTGCAGCCGGGTCCGAGCTGTTAG
- a CDS encoding prepilin-type N-terminal cleavage/methylation domain-containing protein, with protein sequence MKRQAFTLIELLVVIAIIGILAALLLPVFAAAREKARTIVCLSNCRQTGMALSMYVEDWDEKYPQEHPTAADPVDQDSTGQLETIDYGSPFAKILPYVGSRSDRSTAIYVCPSDPDPHGARLLVNGLCPGGGAPPGGLNSYLINAYYLFGATLAQIPDPSESIYIAERKDSFCDVHYHPWLAEAQDPTGPADTVNPVAIAAVRHTGGANYVYADGHAKWSTFPATRAPFAGHELFGQHQAF encoded by the coding sequence ATGAAACGACAGGCATTCACGCTCATCGAGCTGTTAGTTGTTATAGCGATTATAGGAATACTGGCGGCTCTGCTGTTGCCGGTATTTGCCGCTGCCCGCGAGAAGGCGCGCACCATTGTGTGCCTCTCCAACTGCCGGCAGACCGGAATGGCGCTCTCCATGTACGTGGAAGACTGGGATGAGAAGTATCCACAGGAGCATCCTACAGCGGCCGATCCCGTGGATCAGGACAGCACCGGCCAGCTGGAGACCATCGACTATGGGTCTCCATTTGCGAAGATCCTGCCGTACGTTGGCAGCCGCTCCGACCGGTCGACGGCCATTTACGTCTGCCCATCGGATCCGGATCCGCACGGCGCCAGGCTGCTGGTCAACGGCCTCTGCCCGGGCGGTGGCGCGCCACCCGGGGGATTGAACAGCTATCTTATCAACGCCTACTACCTCTTCGGCGCCACGCTGGCGCAAATCCCGGATCCCTCGGAGTCGATCTATATCGCGGAACGCAAAGACAGCTTCTGCGATGTCCACTACCATCCGTGGCTGGCCGAGGCCCAGGATCCCACGGGACCTGCAGACACCGTGAACCCCGTGGCAATCGCCGCAGTGCGCCACACCGGCGGGGCAAACTACGTCTACGCCGACGGCCATGCAAAGTGGTCCACCTTCCCGGCAACTCGCGCGCCGTTCGCGGGACACGAGCTCTTTGGCCAGCATCAGGCGTTCTAG